The following proteins are encoded in a genomic region of Scylla paramamosain isolate STU-SP2022 chromosome 40, ASM3559412v1, whole genome shotgun sequence:
- the LOC135092731 gene encoding uncharacterized protein LOC135092731: MASTLDTQEFWREFIQLYRDFPALWKVKSDEYKNRSLKSECYVKLIDKIREIDLNATRATVTKKIYSLRSNYRRELKKVMNSVKSGAGSDDVYKPSLWYFDELAFLRDQELQQEGVSSLDDGEQDGNEGSIDHTEPSTSATESQEVYSHTSKRTKKCDMESKRYEALSLACAHLQQSNDSIDTLARSWAQEFRNVTAEQQIYARKAINDILFEARLGTLHRHSVKINENADVHTRSSTPFCDLSSETNSNTSGLSTTQGEYCH, from the exons ATGGCGAGCACACTGGACACTCAGGAATTTTGGAGGGAGTTCATCCAACTATACAGAGATTTTCCTGCTTTGTGGAAAGTAAAAAGTGACGAGTACAAGAACAGAAGCTTAAAAAGTGAATGCTACGTGAAATTAATTGACAAAATCAGAGAAATTGACCTAAATGCCACTCGTGCCACAGTAAccaagaaaatatatagtttaCGTTCCAACTATCGTCGAGAACTGAAGAAGGTGATGAACAGTGTGAAGTCCGGTGCTGGGTCAGATGATGTTTACAAGCCTTCACTGTGGTACTTCGATGAGCTCGCATTCCTTCGCGACCAAGAATTGCAGCAAGAAGGAGTGTCAAGTCTGGATGATGGGGAACAAGATGGTAATGAGGGATCAATAGATCATACT GAGCCGTCCACATCTGCCACAGAGTCACAGGAGGTATATTCTCATACCtcaaagaggacaaagaaatgTGACATGGAAAGTAAACGTTACGAAGCACTTTCCCTTGCTTGTGCACATCTTCAACAGAGTAACGACTCCATTGATACACTAGCAAGGAGCTGGGCTCAAGAATTCCGGAATGTGACTGCAGAACAGCAAATATATGCAAGGAAGGCTATTAATGATATTCTCTTTGAGGCTCGTTTAGGCACATTGCACAGACATAGcgtgaaaattaatgaaaatgctGATGTTCACACTAGATCTTCCACGCCTTTTTGTGATCTTTCATCCGAGACCAATTCAAACACCAGTGGACTTAGCACTACTCAGGGTGAATATTGCCACTAA